CGTTCCTCCTCGGGATCACCTCGGCGTGGGTGCGCGGGCTCGACATCGACTGCGGCTGCTTCGGTGGGGGCGGCGCGTCGGCAGATCCTGCCTACCTCGCCGACACGTTCCGCGACCTCGGTTGGCTCGCGATCGCGGTCTTCCTGATCCTCCTGCGCCGCACCAAGCTCGCGCTGGACGACCTGCTGTTCCGGCGTGATCCGGTGGCGCTCGAGGGCTACAGCGAGAGCTCGAAGAAGACCGAGCTAGGGTCGAGCACGTAACTGCCGAACGGCGGCCGTTCGGTGAATCCGTTG
The sequence above is drawn from the Nocardioides albertanoniae genome and encodes:
- a CDS encoding DoxX family protein; this translates as MRTRADIFGWVGLAGRLYLGFVFLAAGIAKLPEPTITEQAVRGYQLLPWQLAATYAIAMPIAEIILGAMLVLGLFTRTAAVAVALGLCSFLLGITSAWVRGLDIDCGCFGGGGASADPAYLADTFRDLGWLAIAVFLILLRRTKLALDDLLFRRDPVALEGYSESSKKTELGSST